TTTCAAAAGTtaagaatgagttcggttttgtaGATAATTTCATTGGGTAACCAAACTTTTGAAATTGTTTGTTCGGTGTGCCCGCATAAATACTCTCATAACCGAACTCAATTTTTCAAAAGTTGAGAATGAGTTCGGTTTTCTCATTAACTTTTTTGGGTAATCGAACTGTTGAAATATTTAGTTCGGTTTCCTCACATTATAtctgcaggtaaccgaactatagTCTGTTAACTTCGAGTGTTGTGTTTACTTTGTTCTTTAGTTGTATTTTCTATTTCATTTGATAACACAATGTTCTCTTATGTTTAGCTAATACTTTGGTTTTTGTTCAGGAACAAAGTGAAAAGATTGAGACAACAAGTAGgtgaggatttgaaaactcccACCCCTCACGGAGGAAAGCATTTAGATTTCCGAAAGCGTGGTACCACAATAGGAAAGAAATATAGacaaagagatgaagaagagaatggtgatgaagaagtgaatgaagaggaggaagaagagtaaGGAAATGAACAGGTTGAACAACaaagagaagatgttgaaaatATAGAGGAAGAAGAAATAGGATCcggcaaagaaggagaaggacaagaggaggaagacgacgaagaggaggaagacggtagagaggaggaagaggatgaagaggaggaagaagaggaggaagaacagTGGTTCGGTGATGTCGATATTCTGATCGGTCAACCGAACTATCATCTGGAAACTACATAAAATACAAATTATCATCTTAGTTCCATTACCTGTGTTATCTAATCATCCTCAAGTGATATTTGACCTTCATGTACAATTTCTTCCGACTTCTTCAAAGCACGCCACATCTCCATGTTAGACTCATACATGATACACCAACCCAACATTCTATCCGGATTAAATGCAGGCCAATAAGAGGTTCCACATATTGGAGGCAACGGACAATCGGGATTTAATCGGAGCCCTATAAAGTGGTTGTTGTTGATCAATGCCATGACACATCTCCTTTGTTTGAGTTGCTCGACACATACAATTGTTTTTGGGGTGAAGGTGAAACTTGCATGTTTTGAGAAGTAATGAACCACACAATTCAATCCCTCGGCGATTAAGTGCCCACATATAGGCATGATCATCCAATAATCCGATGTCATCGGATGCGCCccatgaagaagaagttgatacCTAATAAATTGCTCGTTGAGAGTACCCTCCCCATCgcacaacattgtcttgtaaaaggACGGATTCTTCTTTAGTTTGGACAACAACCTTTGCCTTATATGAGTGATTGCACACCCATTATTTCGCTTGGCACCTTCGATGAAAGTACCAAGTCGTTGATTGACATCATGAAAACCACAGTTACCATCCAGAGGAATGTCGTTGGTGGATATAACGTATTCTCTAATGTATAGAGGTAACTCATTCAAATAGTCTTTATTTTGAGCCTCAAGCTTTACGTCTAGGAAATATGGTTGGATGGGGCACATTGGAGACTTAAGCTTCGCATCGCCGGAAGAGGGTTGGCTTGGTTGTGATGGACACACCGgaccctttttcttcaaatctcgctCACTTGTTTCCCCTTTCTCTTCGATACTTCTACCCCATTTCTTCGTTTTCTCCAAGTACATTGCCGCGGTATATTCATGGCCACAAGGATCTCTAGTATTTGCATTTTTCTCACTTTTCTTCTTGCGTAACACCTCTGCATATTCTCGAAGttgctttttagtttcttttttgcttggttTACCTTTCGGTTTGCCTTTTGCTGGTTCATAGACATTCTCTTGCGTTTGTGGATATATGATTTTCCGCATGTCATCCCAAGACATTTGTTTTTGGAGCTTGTTCATGCCCCGATACATCTCTAGTACGGTTCTACCCATTTCATTATCACCAAACTCTTCTTCGGCTTCTTCTTCCTTTGGAGGAGGGATGAAACTTAGATGCTTCCAAAATGAATCAATGTCACTTAAAGGGATTACGCCATGCTCGTAATTGATTATCATatggcgacaagggagtcccatatACTTCTTCATATTACATACACACACCTCATCCGCCTTGGTTTCCCACTTATCAATCAACTCGACTTctataatcaacaacttcatacatTGCCGAGATACGCTGTAATGGATCCCCTTGAACAATGGGTGGTCGGAATATTTTCCGTTCATTTTGAATATACGACTTTTATGGAACTTCTCTTTGATTCTATCAATGTCGCGCTTGAAGTAATTTTCCATAGCATCCACACGGTTACGAAGTTATCAACACATACAaagagattcttcttcaaccggtggtgagccgactctactaaacttgtcgcttgatttcccaagtgtttatattggttggtataggcataaacaaacctctctttgtgtggtTCCAACAACACAAAGAGAACATACGATACAACACCGGGGTAATCAGGAGTATCCCAATGGGCGATAAACTccgcaagatttagataatactcttcctcggtaagagaccaacacAATAATTCCCATTCCCTGTTGAATGAAACCCATTTAGCGTAATTTATATTGTATTGTTTTTCAACtttctcttttgcatccgctcGTTCTTTTTCCGGTAGCATCTTAGTTTCTTCATATCCTATTTTCTTGGGTGGACAAAATattggcttgcacctattcatcaaattacaccatatatggaacgtacaaagcatattatgtgctagtGGGAACACTTcctctattgcattcatcaatgcgACATCATTATCCGTCACTATAACCCCGGGGATATCATCACCTCGGAAGATTGCCTTAACTTGTTGTAGAGCCCAAATGTAACTAGGTTCTTGCTCATCTATTAAGAAACAAAACGCTACGGTAAATGGTGAATTGGTCGAAGTACgcccaacaatattcaacaatggcatctcgtacttgttcgtcttataagtgcaatccattatttgaacttcatgaaagcattgagccaattgaacactcgtaggatgcgcaatgaagagttgtgttatctctccctccgaatccacatccttttgaaccgcgtagtctttctctttggccaaaaaaaaacaattgttgcatcacTT
This genomic interval from Papaver somniferum cultivar HN1 unplaced genomic scaffold, ASM357369v1 unplaced-scaffold_154, whole genome shotgun sequence contains the following:
- the LOC113336776 gene encoding uncharacterized protein LOC113336776 — its product is MENYFKRDIDRIKEKFHKSRIFKMNGKYSDHPLFKGIHYSVSRQCMKLLIIEVELIDKWETKADEVCVCNMKKYMGLPCRHMIINYEHGVIPLSDIDSFWKHLSFIPPPKEEEAEEEFGDNEMGRTVLEMYRGMNKLQKQMSWDDMRKIIYPQTQENVYEPAKGKPKGKPSKKETKKQLREYAEVLRKKKSEKNANTRDPCGHEYTAAMYLEKTKKWGRSIEEKGETSERDLKKKGPVCPSQPSQPSSGDAKLKSPMCPIQPYFLDVKLEAQNKDYLNELPLYIREYVISTNDIPLDGNCGFHDVNQRLGTFIEGAKRNNGCAITHIRQRLLSKLKKNPSFYKTMLCDGEGTLNEQFIRYQLLLHGAHPMTSDYWMIMPICGHLIAEGLNCVVHYFSKHASFTFTPKTIVCVEQLKQRRCVMALINNNHFIGLRLNPDCPLPPICGTSYWPAFNPDRMLGWCIMYESNMEMWRALKKSEEIVHEGQISLEDD